One segment of Chitinivibrionales bacterium DNA contains the following:
- the thrS gene encoding threonine--tRNA ligase yields the protein MNIVLPDKSLKSMPDGATALDLAQAISPRLAKDAVAAKVNNTLVDLSAKLYDNDSVSIVTFDSPEGKSVFWHSSSHVMAQAVQELFPSAKIAIGPSIDNGFYYDFDMEKPIAQDDLKKIEDKIKEIVAKKIPLVRSVISKAEAEAYFKAKNEPYKLELLNDIQGDPSVYKQGGWLDMCRGPHVPDTGYLRAVKLMSIAGAYWRGSEKNKMLTRLYGISFPKQSQLDEYLKMLEEAAKRDHRRLGTDLDLYSINEAVGPGLVLWHPKGGRLRTIIEDFWRSEHYKNGYELVYSPHIGRSTLWETSGHLGFYRENMYSPMEIDEQEYFVKPMNCPFHIMMYKSRVRSYRELPLRWAELGTVYRYEKSGVLHGLLRVRGFTQDDAHLICSPDQMPGEIRSVLRFCLFMLKSFGFEKFKVYLATRPKEGSVGDEAKWRDATAALDAAVKAEGLECEVDEGGGAFYGPKIDIKIKDALNREWQCSTIQFDFNEPERFDMVFSGASNERLRPFMIHRALLGSLERFMGVLVEHYAGALPLWLSPVQVKIIPISDKYIDYATQVFSACKAAGLRAELDDRSEKMGAKIRDAELAKIPYMAIVGQKELDSKTVSVRRHKDGDQGSKELAQFVEQIAAEAKKTA from the coding sequence ATGAATATTGTTCTGCCCGACAAAAGCCTCAAGTCCATGCCGGACGGCGCCACCGCGCTCGACCTCGCTCAGGCAATCTCGCCGCGTCTGGCAAAGGACGCGGTTGCCGCAAAAGTAAACAACACCCTCGTCGACCTTTCCGCCAAGCTTTACGACAACGACTCGGTTTCGATCGTTACCTTTGATTCACCCGAAGGCAAGTCGGTGTTCTGGCATTCCTCGTCGCATGTGATGGCGCAGGCGGTGCAGGAGCTGTTTCCCTCCGCGAAAATCGCGATAGGTCCTTCAATTGACAATGGGTTTTACTATGATTTCGACATGGAAAAGCCCATCGCGCAGGACGACCTGAAAAAAATCGAAGACAAGATAAAAGAGATCGTAGCGAAAAAAATCCCGCTGGTGCGCAGTGTCATAAGTAAAGCCGAAGCGGAAGCGTATTTCAAGGCCAAAAACGAACCGTACAAACTCGAGCTGCTGAACGACATCCAGGGCGATCCGTCCGTTTACAAACAGGGAGGATGGCTGGATATGTGCCGCGGGCCGCACGTGCCCGACACCGGCTACCTCCGCGCGGTCAAGCTCATGAGCATCGCGGGCGCGTACTGGCGCGGCAGCGAGAAGAACAAGATGCTCACCCGGCTCTACGGCATCTCGTTCCCCAAGCAGTCGCAGCTTGACGAATACCTCAAGATGCTCGAGGAGGCGGCCAAGCGCGACCACCGCAGGCTCGGCACCGACCTCGACCTCTATTCCATCAACGAGGCGGTGGGGCCCGGGCTGGTGCTCTGGCACCCCAAGGGCGGGCGCCTCCGCACCATCATCGAGGACTTCTGGCGCAGCGAGCACTACAAGAACGGCTACGAGCTCGTGTATTCGCCGCACATCGGCCGCAGCACGCTCTGGGAGACCAGCGGACACCTCGGGTTCTACCGCGAGAACATGTACTCGCCCATGGAAATTGACGAGCAGGAATATTTCGTGAAGCCCATGAACTGCCCGTTCCACATCATGATGTACAAGAGCAGGGTGCGCTCCTACCGCGAGCTGCCGCTGCGGTGGGCGGAGCTGGGCACCGTGTACCGCTACGAGAAGAGCGGCGTGCTGCACGGCCTGCTACGCGTACGCGGGTTTACCCAGGACGACGCGCACCTCATCTGCAGCCCGGACCAGATGCCCGGCGAGATCCGCAGCGTGCTGCGCTTCTGCCTGTTCATGCTCAAATCGTTCGGGTTCGAAAAATTCAAGGTGTACCTCGCAACGCGGCCCAAGGAAGGGTCGGTGGGCGACGAGGCCAAATGGCGCGACGCGACGGCCGCGCTTGACGCGGCGGTAAAGGCCGAGGGACTCGAGTGCGAGGTGGACGAGGGCGGCGGCGCGTTTTACGGCCCCAAGATCGACATCAAGATAAAGGACGCGCTCAACCGCGAATGGCAGTGCTCCACCATCCAGTTCGACTTCAATGAGCCGGAACGCTTCGACATGGTTTTCTCGGGCGCCAGCAACGAGCGGCTGCGGCCCTTCATGATCCACCGCGCGCTGCTCGGGTCGCTTGAACGGTTCATGGGCGTGCTCGTGGAGCATTACGCAGGCGCGCTGCCCCTGTGGCTGTCGCCCGTGCAGGTGAAGATCATTCCCATTTCCGATAAGTATATTGACTATGCGACGCAGGTGTTTTCGGCCTGCAAGGCCGCGGGCCTGCGCGCAGAGCTTGACGACCGGTCGGAAAAAATGGGCGCAAAGATCCGCGACGCGGAGCTGGCCAAAATTCCCTACATGGCCATTGTCGGGCAAAAGGAGCTTGACTCAAAAACCGTTTCGGTGCGGCGCCACAAGGACGGCGACCAGGGATCAAAGGAACTGGCGCAGTTCGTGGAGCAGATCGCCGCCGAAGCGAAGAAAACGGCCTGA
- a CDS encoding pentapeptide repeat-containing protein — protein MVGFKSIIAVLLLLAMNSGCTRQVDILKSGVGNWNKWRKEKGVTPDLMGAHLEKYYLEGADLHEACLVGAHLDSAYLVGANLRGADLHKAGLRGANLERARLGGANLRGADLDLAFLPRAHLDSAHLDSANLRGGVLEEADLRGADLRGANLAESNLMEADLRGAILWGANLEGANLEGARFQDADR, from the coding sequence ATGGTTGGCTTTAAAAGCATAATTGCCGTTCTGTTGTTGCTTGCGATGAATAGTGGCTGTACAAGACAGGTTGACATACTAAAATCCGGAGTAGGAAATTGGAATAAATGGAGAAAAGAAAAAGGTGTTACACCTGATCTTATGGGAGCCCATCTTGAGAAATATTACCTTGAGGGAGCCGATCTTCATGAGGCCTGCCTTGTGGGAGCGCACCTTGATTCAGCCTACCTTGTGGGAGCCAATCTTAGGGGAGCCGATCTTCATAAAGCCGGCCTTCGGGGAGCCAACCTTGAGAGGGCCAGGCTTGGGGGAGCCAATCTTAGGGGAGCCGATCTTGATTTAGCCTTCCTTCCAAGAGCCCACCTTGATTCGGCCCACCTTGATTCAGCCAACCTTCGGGGAGGCGTTCTTGAGGAAGCCGACCTTCGGGGAGCCGACCTTCGGGGGGCCAACCTTGCGGAATCCAACCTTATGGAAGCCGACCTTCGGGGAGCCATTCTTTGGGGAGCGAACCTTGAGGGAGCGAACCTTGAGGGAGCCAGATTTCAGGATGCCGACCGATAA
- the guaA gene encoding glutamine-hydrolyzing GMP synthase, which yields MDTIAVLDFGGQYTHLIANRIRRLNVYSEIVPSDIPANECRRFKGIILSGGPHSVLDKDRPGFNSSVLALGIPVLGLCYGHQLMAQSLGGNVVAGRYREYGIAQIDIKENSPLFAGLSGRQQIWMSHGDAVEKLPQGFEVIGSTTGCKAAAMGNETKRMYGLQFHPEVTDTPKGMTILENFISICKCSHDWNTGTFMREMGEEIKKKCGAKKVFLLVSGGVDSTVAFTLLNRVLGEKNVFGLHIDNGLMRQGESADILDYMKANGFGNLHVVDATEKFLSALKNIADPEEKRRIIGTTFIEVKEAALGEFGLDPKEYILGQGTIYPDTIESAGTRHAERIKTHHNRVDAVMELLEKGEIIEPLALLYKDEVRELGAALGLPEKLLWRHPFPGPGLGVRLLCSNGTESPVLQDTEKSVREISAKAGYESYVLPLKSVGVQGDSRTYAHPALVLGKQDWDGLETVSTSITNKIKGVNRVVYGLSVAGKPEYHLVKAYLTLDRLAVLRALDHLVTGALHKFGEYAAVWQVPVVLLPLVNKSGRQCGVLRPIMSQEAMTARFARLKDETLAYILEESKKIDGLGDLFYDVTHKPPATIEWE from the coding sequence ATGGACACGATAGCGGTACTCGATTTCGGCGGCCAATACACCCATCTCATCGCAAACCGGATACGCCGTCTGAACGTATACTCGGAAATTGTCCCGAGCGACATTCCCGCGAACGAATGCCGGCGGTTCAAGGGAATCATCCTTTCGGGCGGTCCGCACAGCGTGCTTGACAAAGACAGGCCCGGTTTTAACAGCAGCGTTCTTGCGCTCGGCATTCCGGTGCTGGGGCTTTGTTACGGCCACCAGCTCATGGCGCAGAGCCTGGGAGGCAACGTGGTTGCAGGCAGATACCGGGAGTACGGTATCGCGCAAATTGACATTAAGGAAAACAGCCCCCTCTTTGCGGGACTTTCGGGCCGGCAGCAGATCTGGATGAGCCACGGCGACGCCGTGGAAAAGCTGCCGCAGGGATTCGAGGTCATCGGCTCAACCACCGGGTGCAAGGCGGCGGCCATGGGCAATGAAACGAAACGCATGTACGGCCTGCAGTTCCATCCCGAAGTGACCGACACGCCGAAAGGCATGACGATCCTTGAGAATTTTATTTCAATCTGTAAATGCTCGCACGACTGGAACACCGGCACGTTCATGCGGGAAATGGGCGAGGAAATAAAGAAGAAATGCGGCGCAAAAAAGGTTTTTCTTCTGGTGTCCGGCGGCGTTGACTCGACCGTAGCGTTCACGCTGCTCAACAGGGTGCTGGGCGAGAAAAACGTTTTCGGGCTGCACATCGACAACGGGCTCATGCGCCAAGGCGAATCAGCCGACATCCTCGACTACATGAAAGCCAACGGGTTCGGCAACCTGCACGTGGTTGACGCAACGGAAAAATTCCTTTCGGCGCTCAAAAACATTGCCGACCCCGAGGAAAAACGCCGGATCATCGGCACCACGTTCATCGAGGTGAAGGAGGCCGCGCTCGGGGAATTCGGACTCGACCCCAAGGAATACATCCTGGGCCAGGGCACCATTTATCCCGACACCATCGAAAGCGCCGGCACCAGGCACGCGGAACGCATCAAGACGCACCACAACCGCGTCGACGCCGTGATGGAGCTGCTTGAAAAAGGGGAAATCATCGAGCCGCTGGCGCTGCTGTACAAAGACGAAGTCCGCGAGCTCGGCGCAGCGCTCGGTCTTCCCGAAAAATTATTATGGCGTCACCCGTTTCCCGGCCCGGGCCTCGGAGTACGCCTGTTGTGCTCAAATGGAACAGAATCTCCCGTTCTGCAGGATACGGAAAAAAGTGTTCGGGAAATTTCCGCCAAAGCAGGATACGAATCGTATGTGCTGCCGTTGAAGAGCGTGGGCGTGCAGGGAGACTCGCGTACCTACGCGCACCCGGCGCTCGTTCTGGGAAAGCAAGACTGGGACGGGCTCGAAACGGTCTCAACAAGCATCACCAATAAAATCAAGGGCGTCAACAGGGTGGTGTACGGTCTTTCCGTGGCGGGAAAACCAGAATACCATCTTGTCAAGGCATACCTGACGCTCGACCGCCTCGCCGTGCTCCGGGCGCTTGACCACCTGGTGACCGGCGCGCTGCACAAATTCGGCGAATACGCCGCCGTGTGGCAGGTGCCGGTCGTATTGTTGCCCCTTGTCAATAAGTCCGGCCGGCAATGCGGCGTGCTGCGGCCCATCATGTCGCAGGAGGCCATGACCGCGAGGTTTGCGAGATTAAAGGATGAGACGCTTGCGTATATTCTTGAGGAATCGAAGAAGATTGACGGATTGGGAGATTTGTTTTACGACGTGACGCATAAGCCGCCGGCCACGATTGAGTGGGAATGA